The following proteins are co-located in the Geomonas agri genome:
- the tyrS gene encoding tyrosine--tRNA ligase, protein MTVAEQMEIIKRGAVEILVEKELIEKLEKSVKTGVPLKIKAGFDPTAPDLHLGHTVLLHKMRQFQKLGHEVYFLIGDFTGMIGDPTGKSETRKVLTREDVLKNAETYKEQVFKVLDPKLTKVVFNSEWLGKMTASDMIGLASKYTVARMLEREDFSNRFSNQLPISIHEFMYPLVQGYDSVALKADVELGGTDQKFNLLVGRELQREWGQAPQCVITVPLLEGLDGVNKMSKSLGNYIGINEPADEIYGKVMSISDELMVRYYELLSDLTMAEFEQLKVDLNNGAVHPMEAKKQLAREMVTRYHGAEAATQADENFVKRFKNNETPDEMPEFALKAEGDKVLLCKVLAEAQLVKSNSEGRRSIQGGGVKVNGEKISDENLEIACSGEYVIQVGKRRFAKVSFA, encoded by the coding sequence ATGACCGTTGCAGAGCAGATGGAGATTATCAAGAGGGGCGCCGTAGAAATCCTGGTGGAGAAAGAGCTCATTGAGAAGCTCGAAAAATCCGTCAAGACCGGCGTGCCGCTCAAGATCAAGGCCGGTTTCGATCCGACCGCGCCGGACCTGCATCTGGGGCACACCGTGCTGCTGCACAAGATGCGTCAATTCCAGAAGCTCGGCCACGAGGTTTATTTTCTCATCGGTGATTTTACTGGCATGATTGGTGACCCCACCGGCAAATCAGAAACCCGTAAGGTCCTCACCCGCGAGGACGTGCTGAAAAACGCGGAGACCTACAAAGAGCAGGTATTCAAGGTCCTCGATCCCAAGCTCACTAAGGTGGTCTTCAACTCGGAGTGGCTCGGGAAAATGACGGCATCGGATATGATCGGTCTCGCCTCCAAGTACACTGTTGCTCGCATGCTCGAGCGCGAAGACTTCAGCAACCGCTTTTCGAACCAATTGCCGATCAGTATCCACGAGTTCATGTATCCGCTGGTTCAGGGGTACGACTCGGTTGCACTCAAGGCCGATGTGGAGTTGGGCGGCACCGACCAGAAGTTCAACCTCCTCGTCGGTCGTGAGCTCCAGAGGGAGTGGGGGCAGGCGCCGCAGTGTGTCATAACCGTGCCGCTTCTCGAAGGTCTCGACGGCGTCAACAAGATGAGCAAGTCTCTTGGCAACTACATCGGCATCAACGAACCGGCCGACGAGATCTACGGCAAGGTGATGTCCATCTCTGATGAACTGATGGTTCGTTACTACGAGCTGTTAAGCGACCTCACTATGGCCGAGTTCGAGCAGTTGAAGGTTGACCTCAATAACGGGGCAGTGCATCCGATGGAAGCCAAGAAGCAGTTGGCTCGCGAGATGGTGACCCGTTATCACGGTGCCGAGGCCGCGACCCAGGCTGACGAGAACTTCGTCAAGCGTTTCAAGAATAACGAGACCCCGGACGAAATGCCCGAGTTCGCACTGAAGGCGGAAGGGGATAAGGTTCTGCTCTGCAAGGTCCTGGCAGAGGCGCAGCTCGTGAAGTCTAACAGTGAAGGTCGCCGATCCATCCAGGGGGGCGGCGTGAAAGTCAATGGCGAGAAGATATCTGATGAGAACCTGGAGATCGCCTGCAGTGGTGAGTACGTCATCCAGGTGGGCAAGCGTCGCTTTGCCAAAGTATCTTTTGCCTAA
- a CDS encoding TIGR00282 family metallophosphoesterase, protein MPVKLLFIGDVIGKPGREALSRELHRIVDRHMVDLVIANGENAAGGFGLTEETAQDLFKCGVQMITSGNHIWDKKDALEYIKREDRIVRPANYPEGTPGKGTTIVKTPGGVKVGILNLEGRVFMNNLDCPFRCADREIAKLKEETPIVFVDFHAEATSEKVSLGWYLDGRVAAVIGTHTHVQTADERILTAGTAYMTDAGMTGSFDSVIGVKKEEAILKFVTQRPSKFEVAKKDIRINAVAIEVDEKTGLALNIERINIACG, encoded by the coding sequence ATGCCCGTTAAGCTTCTCTTTATAGGGGACGTCATCGGCAAACCCGGGCGGGAGGCGCTCTCCCGTGAACTGCACCGGATCGTCGATCGGCACATGGTCGACCTGGTGATTGCAAATGGGGAAAACGCTGCCGGCGGCTTCGGCTTGACCGAGGAGACCGCGCAAGACCTCTTCAAATGCGGCGTCCAGATGATCACCTCTGGTAACCATATCTGGGACAAGAAAGACGCGCTCGAGTACATCAAGCGTGAGGACCGTATTGTGCGCCCCGCCAACTACCCCGAGGGCACCCCGGGTAAGGGGACCACCATCGTCAAGACCCCCGGTGGGGTTAAGGTCGGCATCTTGAACTTGGAAGGCCGGGTATTCATGAACAACCTCGACTGTCCGTTTCGTTGCGCCGATCGCGAGATCGCAAAGTTGAAAGAAGAGACGCCGATCGTCTTTGTAGACTTCCACGCCGAGGCCACCAGTGAGAAGGTTTCGCTGGGGTGGTATTTGGACGGGCGAGTGGCAGCCGTTATAGGTACCCATACCCACGTGCAGACTGCTGACGAGCGCATCCTTACCGCCGGCACCGCTTATATGACCGATGCGGGCATGACCGGGTCTTTCGATTCCGTTATAGGCGTGAAGAAGGAAGAGGCGATCCTGAAATTCGTCACCCAGCGCCCATCGAAGTTCGAGGTAGCGAAGAAGGATATCCGGATCAATGCCGTTGCTATCGAAGTTGACGAAAAGACCGGGCTCGCACTTAACATCGAACGCATCAATATAGCCTGCGGCTAG
- the rny gene encoding ribonuclease Y yields MDITIAILLVLVAAAIGYVIGNILRKKLSDSLVTNAETLAAKMLEDAKRQAEVVAMEAAVQAKDVVYQAKEELERQFEQESREKRRDLQALEKRLQQKEENLDKKTNLFDQRDADFLKREQGLAQREQSLTNKEQGLTQKEEKLDALVGEQKAKLEQIAGMTAAEAKKFLMDSMEDEAKLDVAKLIKVMEEEARETADKKAKEVLALAMQRYAGEYVAERSVSVVTLPSDEMKGRIIGREGRNIRALEAATGIDLIIDDTPEAVILSGFNPVRREVAKLSLQKLIADGRIHPGRIEEVVAKSQEEIEQAMKEAGEQAAFDLGVHGIHPEILKLIGRLKYRTSYSQNVYQHSLEVAFLCGIMAAELGINVKQAKRAGLLHDLGKAVDHEIEGSHAVIGADIAKKYGESPKIVHAIMAHHEDEKPATVLAVLVQAADALSGARPGARREMMETYVKRLDDLERIATSFDGVLTSFAIQAGREIRVMVSSDQVTDDRALVLAKDIAKKIETEMTYPGQIKVNVIRETRATEYAR; encoded by the coding sequence ATCGACATAACTATTGCCATATTGCTGGTGCTTGTCGCGGCCGCTATCGGGTACGTGATAGGCAACATCCTGCGCAAGAAGCTCTCGGATTCTTTGGTCACCAATGCGGAGACGCTTGCGGCCAAGATGCTCGAGGATGCCAAGCGACAGGCCGAAGTCGTGGCCATGGAGGCTGCGGTCCAGGCGAAGGATGTGGTGTACCAGGCAAAGGAAGAGCTTGAAAGGCAATTTGAACAAGAGAGCCGCGAGAAGCGTCGCGACCTGCAGGCCCTTGAGAAGAGACTGCAGCAAAAAGAAGAAAACCTGGATAAGAAGACCAACCTGTTCGATCAGCGTGACGCCGACTTCCTGAAGAGAGAGCAAGGGCTCGCGCAGCGCGAGCAGTCCCTGACCAACAAGGAGCAGGGGCTCACCCAGAAGGAAGAGAAGCTTGATGCCCTGGTGGGCGAGCAGAAGGCGAAGCTGGAGCAGATTGCGGGCATGACGGCTGCCGAGGCCAAGAAGTTCCTGATGGACTCGATGGAAGACGAGGCAAAGCTCGACGTCGCTAAGCTGATCAAGGTAATGGAGGAAGAGGCCAGGGAGACCGCCGACAAGAAAGCCAAGGAAGTCCTTGCTCTTGCCATGCAGCGTTATGCCGGTGAGTACGTCGCCGAGCGCAGCGTTTCCGTCGTGACCCTTCCCTCCGACGAGATGAAGGGACGCATTATCGGCCGCGAGGGGCGTAATATCAGGGCACTCGAGGCAGCTACTGGCATCGACCTGATCATTGATGACACCCCCGAGGCGGTGATCCTTTCCGGCTTCAACCCGGTCAGAAGGGAAGTGGCCAAGCTGTCGCTGCAGAAACTCATCGCCGACGGCAGGATCCACCCCGGCCGCATCGAGGAAGTGGTGGCCAAATCCCAGGAAGAGATTGAGCAGGCAATGAAGGAAGCCGGCGAGCAGGCCGCCTTCGACCTTGGCGTGCACGGCATCCATCCGGAGATCCTGAAACTCATCGGGCGCCTGAAGTACCGCACCTCCTACAGCCAGAACGTCTATCAGCACTCGCTGGAAGTGGCTTTCCTCTGCGGCATCATGGCGGCGGAACTCGGCATCAACGTGAAGCAGGCCAAGAGGGCCGGTCTTCTGCACGACCTCGGCAAGGCGGTCGACCACGAGATCGAAGGCTCCCACGCCGTCATCGGCGCTGATATCGCCAAGAAGTACGGTGAGTCCCCCAAGATTGTCCACGCCATCATGGCGCACCACGAAGACGAGAAGCCGGCGACAGTTCTCGCCGTCCTGGTGCAGGCGGCTGACGCGCTTTCCGGCGCCCGCCCGGGTGCCCGTCGCGAGATGATGGAGACCTACGTGAAGCGTCTGGACGACCTGGAAAGGATCGCCACCTCCTTCGACGGCGTCCTCACTTCTTTCGCTATCCAGGCCGGCCGCGAAATCCGCGTCATGGTTTCCAGCGACCAGGTGACCGACGACCGCGCCCTGGTTCTGGCCAAGGACATCGCCAAGAAGATCGAAACCGAGATGACCTACCCCGGCCAGATCAAGGTCAACGTGATCAGAGAAACCAGGGCAACCGAATATGCCCGTTAA
- a CDS encoding 5-formyltetrahydrofolate cyclo-ligase: protein MPKRAHRAATLARRRELSKTQVASLSLALQQRFLDLSEYQAAKSLVLYAPIHHEVDTTAVAVAALAAGKKLLYPAVVGNDLQFCQVEALAELVPGRYGIPEPQGEGYDPAQADLIVVPGVAFDLCGRRIGYGKGYYDRSLHRLEGSGKLVAFCYDFQLLQEIAGEPHDVTMDLIVTESRVVRVNKHICEGEQQ, encoded by the coding sequence CCCATAGAGCCGCGACCCTTGCTCGACGCCGCGAGCTGTCCAAGACGCAGGTGGCGTCGTTGAGCTTGGCCCTGCAACAGCGGTTCCTCGATCTGTCCGAGTATCAGGCAGCCAAGTCGCTGGTGCTGTACGCGCCGATCCACCACGAAGTGGATACCACGGCGGTCGCCGTAGCGGCCCTCGCTGCCGGTAAGAAACTGCTCTATCCGGCTGTAGTAGGCAACGATTTACAGTTTTGCCAGGTGGAGGCTCTCGCCGAGCTCGTCCCCGGCAGGTACGGAATCCCGGAACCTCAAGGCGAAGGGTATGATCCGGCGCAGGCGGACCTCATCGTGGTACCGGGAGTGGCCTTTGATCTGTGCGGGCGTCGCATCGGTTACGGTAAAGGTTACTATGACAGGTCGCTGCACCGTCTGGAAGGAAGCGGGAAGCTGGTAGCGTTTTGCTACGACTTCCAACTGCTTCAGGAGATAGCCGGCGAGCCGCACGACGTGACGATGGATTTGATCGTCACCGAGAGTCGGGTGGTTCGCGTTAATAAACATATATGTGAGGGGGAGCAACAGTGA